In Primulina eburnea isolate SZY01 chromosome 14, ASM2296580v1, whole genome shotgun sequence, the following proteins share a genomic window:
- the LOC140812214 gene encoding integrin-linked protein kinase 1-like produces MDKATQLKSGISRQFSTGSLRKSGKFTFQRQNSLDPNRKNFRFSFGRQSSLDPIRRSALEDDCGDGDGFSVPENLDSTMQLLFLASRGDVKGVQDLLDEGVDVNNIDLDGRTALHIAACEGHVEVVKLLLSRRANIDAHDRWGSTAAADAKYYGNIEVYNILKARGAKVPKTRKTPMTVTNPREVPEYELNPMDIQIRKSDGISKGSYQVAKWNGTKVSVKILDKDSYIAPECINAFKHELTLLEKVRHPNVVQFVGAVTQNLPMMIVLEHHSRGDLGSYLQKKGRMSPSKALGFALEIARGMNYLHESKPEPIIHCDLTPKNILLDCGGQLKVGGFGVIKLSIISPDKAKLVQPEAIDRSNLYVAPEVYNDEIFDKSVDVHSFGVMMYEMMEGVRPFSSKSSEEAAKLICLEEKRPTFKSKSKYPPDLRELIEDCWHPDCAARPSFSQIIARMNMIIANCSKHGWWKDTFKLPWI; encoded by the exons ATGGACAAGGCTACGCAGTTGAAGAGCGGGATCTCCCGTCAGTTCTCGACGGGTTCCTTGAGGAAGAGCGGGAAATTCACTTTCCAGCGGCAGAATTCACTCGACCCGAATCGGAAGAATTTCCGGTTCAGCTTCGGGCGGCAATCTTCGTTGGACCCCATTCGGAGAAGTGCGTTGGAGGATGACTGCGGCGACGGAGATGGGTTCTCCGTGCCGGAGAATCTAGATTCGACAATGCAGCTGCTTTTCCTGGCCAGCAGAGGGGATGTGAAAGGGGTCCAGGATTTGCTTGATGAAGGGGTTGACGTAAACAACATTGATTTGGATGGCAGGACTGCTCTGCATATTGCTGCATGTGAAGGCCATGTAGAAGTTGTGAAGCTTTTGTTGAGTAGAAGAGCCAATATCGATGCCCATGATCGGTGGGGTAGCACG GCTGCTGCTGATGCCAAATATTATGGGAACATTGAAGTATATAACATATTGAAGGCCCGTGGGGCCAAAGTTCCT AAAACCAGGAAAACGCCGATGACAGTGACAAATCCTCGTGAGGTTCCAGAGTACGAGCTCAATCCAATGGACATTCAGATACGAAAAAGCGACGGCATCTCCAag GGTTCATATCAAGTTGCTAAATGGAATGGCACAAAAGTTTCAGTAAAGATCCTCGACAAGGATAGCTATATAGCCCCTGAATGCAT AAATGCTTTCAAGCATGAGTTAACACTGTTGGAGAAGGTCAGACATCCCAATGTGGTTCAATTTGTTGGTGCTGTCACCCAAAATCTACCAATGATGATAGTTTTGGAGCATCACTCAAGA GGAGACCTAGGTAGTTATCTTCAGAAGAAAGGACGTATGTCTCCATCTAAAGCACTGGGATTCGCACTTGAAATTGCTAG GGGAATGAATTATCTTCATGAGAGCAAGCCTGAGCCAATCATCCATTGTGATTTAACACCAAA AAATATATTGCTGGATTGTGGAGGGCAGCTCAAGGTTGGAGGGTTTGGTGTCATTAAGTTATCAATAATATCGCCAGACAAAGCAAAATTAGTGCAACCCGAGGCCATAGATCGTTCAA ACTTGTACGTGGCACCTGAAGTTTACAATGATGAAATTTTTGACAAAAGCGTGGATGTACACTCTTTCGGTGTTATGATGTATGAG ATGATGGAGGGAGTGCGACCATTCTCTTCCAAGTCCTCTGAGGAGGCAGCTAAGTTAATCTGCTTGGAAGAAAAGAGACCCACATTCAAGTCCAAATCTAAATATCCTCCAGATTTAAGAGA GTTGATCGAAGACTGCTGGCATCCAGATTGCGCTGCACGGCCCAGCTTTTCCCAGATCATCGCACGGATGAATATGATTATTGCAAACTGTTCTAAGCATGGATGGTGGAAAGACACTTTCAAACTCCCTTG GATATAA
- the LOC140811574 gene encoding uncharacterized protein isoform X5: protein MGKNQAYKAMQRSRLGSSSAAPDEVEDGMVDGSFHSPEWHAARLASLKTSHTITWEEYKKKQKEEEVRKGELEADKDRMMREYRAQLDAERAGKLAHGKNHSSSRSRRKKDKDRDLKKCSSKKRKLWLGFGNFKQW from the exons ATGGGGAAAAATCAAGCATACAAAGCGATGCAGAGATCTCGGCTCGGCTCAAGCTCAGCCGCCCCGGATGAGGTTGAAGATGGCATG GTGGATGGTTCTTTTCATTCACCAGAATGGCATGCTGCTCGTTTGGCAAGTCTAAAGACTTCTCATACAATTACGTGGGAGGAGTACAAGAAGAAGCAAAAG GAAGAAGAAGTGAGAAAGGGGGAGTTGGAAGCTGATAAAGACCGGATGATGAGAGAGTACAGGGCTCAGCTAGATGCTGAAAGGGCTGGCAAACTTGCTCATGGAAAAAACCACTCTAGCAGCAGATCCAGACGCAAAAAAG ATAAGGACAGAGATTTAAAGAAATGCAGCAGCAAGAAGCGAAAG